The following are from one region of the Capsicum annuum cultivar UCD-10X-F1 chromosome 1, UCD10Xv1.1, whole genome shotgun sequence genome:
- the LOC107863762 gene encoding plant UBX domain-containing protein 10 (The RefSeq protein has 3 substitutions, 2 frameshifts compared to this genomic sequence), with the protein MGDVADKIAYFQAITGLEDADLCTEILAAHGWDLELAISVFTSQNDHSAPDNPAFEPPTTSNLTPPVETTGLIAGGNGGAAAATGPPGIAWKIITLPFSIISGGLGLNSRCGRVGVWAAGGVLSYSMRMIGLNSGRNGESSSALVSVSAATAEAMSFVDGFDRDFGSIRPHFTAEGFMDALQRSKHEFKLLFVYLHSPEHPDTPIFCERTLCNEALVAFINENFVAWGGSIRASEGFKMSNSLKASKFPFCAVVMAATNQRIALLQQVEGPKSPEELLTALQRVLEESAPVLVSARLEAEERRNTIRLREEQDAAYRAALEADQARERQRIEEQERQEREAAEAERKRKEEEEARERAAREAAEREAALAKSREEKLQSLGPEPEKGPDVTQVLVRFPTGERKERRFQCSTTIQSLYDYVDSLGCLEVEKYSLVSNFPRTVYGSEKLALSLKDTGLHPQASLFVELNS; encoded by the exons ATGGGCGATGTAGCTGATAAAATAGCGTATTTTCAAGCGATAACAGGTGTAGAAGACGCCGATTTATGTACTGAAATCCTCGCCGCACATGGTTGGGATCTCGAACTTGCGATCTCTGTTTTCACCTCACAAAATGACCATTCTGCCCCTGATAATCCCGCCTTCGAACCCCCTACCACCTCCAATCTTACGCCGCCGGTAGAAACAACTGGTCTAATTGCCGGCGGTAACGGCGGAGCTGCTGCTGCCACCGGACCGCCGGGGATAGCGTGGAAGATTATTACGCTTCCGTTTTCGATTATCTCCGGTGGTCTAGGGTTAATT AGGTGCGGTAGGGTT GGTGTATGGGCAGCAGGTGGTGTACTTTCGTATTCGATGAGAATGATAGGTCTGAATTCGGGGCGTAATGGTGAATCCTCTTCGGCTTTGGTATCTGTATCTGCAGCAACAGCGGAGGCGATGAGTTTCGTGGATGGTTTTGATAGGGATTTTGGGAGTATAAGGCCACATTTTACTGCTGAAGGTTTTATGGATGCTTTACAGAGGTCTAAGCATGAATTTAAGCTGCTTTTCGTGTATTTACATTCGCCTGAACATCCTGATACGCCTATCTTTTGTGAAAGGACTTTGTGTAATGAAGCATTAGTAGCGTTTATTAACGAGAATTTTGTTGCTTGGGGAGGGAGTATTAGAGCTAGTGAAGGTTTTAAGATGAGTAATAGCTTGAAGGCGTCAAAGTTTCCTTTTTGTGCTGTTGTAATGGCTGCGACGAACCAAAGGATTGCTCTGCTTCAGCAG GTTGAGGGGCCAAAATCTCCTGAAGAACTGCTAACTGCACTGCAAAGGGTGCTCGAGGAAAGTGCACCTGTGCTTGTTTCTGCCAGGCTTGAAGcagaagaaagaagaaataacATCCGATTAAGGGAGGAACAGGATGCCGCTTATCGTGCTGCATTAGAGGCTGATCAG GCTAGAGAGCGCCAGAGAATAGAAGAGCAAGAGCGGCAGGAAAGAGAAGCTGCTGAAGCTGAAAGGaaaagaaaggaagaagaagaggcaCGTGAAAGAGCAGCCCGTGAAGCTGCTGAAAGAGAAGCTGCATTGGCTAAATCGCGCGAGGAGAAATTGCAGTCGCTGGGCCCTGAACCTGAAAAGGGTCCTGATGTTACACAA GTTTTGGTTAGGTTTCCTACTGGTGAGCGCAAAGAGAGAAGATTTCAATGTAGTACTACTATACAATCTCTGTATGACTATGTTGATTCTCTTGGATGCCTGGAGGTTGAAAAGTACAGCCTCGTGTCCAACTTCCCTCGCACCGTCTATGGCTCAGAGAAGCTCGCTCTGTCCCTTAAAGATACTGGATTACACCCTCAGGCCAGTCTTTTCGTTGAGTTGAACTCATGA
- the LOC107863769 gene encoding zinc finger HIT domain-containing protein 2, whose amino-acid sequence MDETIITSEAASGSSQLNFSSRIICRVCQKQFSQYTCPRCNTRYCSLPCYKSHSLRCTESFMKENVMAELQHLRPDEGSKQKMLDILKRLHSEDEADIMDEDDSLLSEETLQKVLSGNQISFEDLSAEEKKHFQRAVASGELSKLIKPWEPWWLKTSAKDISLGQDGSQLIHPLVREDTAVSSEDGIEVDPLHDIPLGPDSPLPSVSKLRASGPSPLLAVHLVDIIYSYCFTLRLYNGDWQSDPIGSATVLLSISSVLGQGGQPQTVLEALSFCMEQTCSPTFRHMGGLQFALGLINDTIALLHLGGPALVCLLCDLRKLIQLAEKDLKSEKPRKSKSSEIKTKLKSAERKIYFMMCWAHEQLREAWSSLAAIVEAEKNRLVDFIGSKTSIPEMKKVQNEGKPLIKEVE is encoded by the exons ATGGACGAGACGATTATAACATCGGAGGCAGCTTCAGGTTCCTCTCAGCTCAACTTCTCATCCCGTATAATATGTCGAGT TTGTCAAAAGCAATTTTCACAGTATACCTGCCCTCGATGTAATACCCGTTATTGCTCTCTTCCTTGCTACAAG TCTCATAGTCTTCGTTGCACTGAATCCTTTATGAAAGAGAATGTCATGGCGGAACTACAACATTTGCGACCAGATGAAGGAAGTAAACAAAAAATGTTGGACATACTCAAACGCTTGCACTCAGAAGATGAAGCAGACATCATGGATGAAGATG ATTCCCTGTTGTCTGAGGAAACTCTTCAAAAAGTTCTATCTG GAAACCAGATAAGTTTCGAAGATTTATCTGCTGAAGAAAAGAAACACTTTCAAAGGGCTGTTGCCTCAGGTGAGTTGAGCAAATTGATTAAGCCCTGGGAGCCATGGTGGTTGAAGACTTCTGCCAAGGACATATCTCTTGGTCAGGATGGAAGTCAGCTAATCCATCCACTTGTGAGGGAAGATACAGCTGTGTCATCGGAAGATGGAATTGAAGTTGACCCTTTGCACGACATTCCACTTGGCCCCGACTCTCCATTACCCTCAGTTAGTAAGCTCAGAGCATCAGGGCCATCCCCTTTATTGGCTGTTCACCTTGTTGACATCATATACAGTTATTGCTTTACTCTTCGCCTCTATAACGGTGACTGGCAATCAGATCCCATAGGATCAGCCACGGTTTTGTTGAGCATCTCTTCTGTTCTTGGTCAAGGGGGGCAGCCACAGACGGTGCTGGAAGCTCTATCGTTTTGCATGGAGCAAACATGTTCACCAACCTTCAGACACATGGGTGGCCTGCAATTCGCATTGGGGCTAATTAACGACACAATAGCCCTTCTTCATCTTGGAGGTCCAGCCTTAGTTTGCTTGCTTTGTGATCTTAGGAAGCTAATCCAACTCGCGGAGAAGGATTTGAAGTCAGAGAAGCCCCGCAAGTCCAAAAGTTCTGAAATCAAAACAAAGCTCAAGTCTGCTGAAAGGaagatttattttatgatgtgtTGGGCTCACGAGCAGCTACGAGAAGCATGGTCTTCCTTAGCAGCCATTGTCGAGGCAGAGAAGAACCGACTAGTGGACTTTATAGGGAGTAAGACGAGTATTCCGGAAATGAAGAAAGTACAGAATGAGGGTAAGCCTCTAATTAAGGAGGTTGAATAA
- the LOC107852025 gene encoding aluminum-activated malate transporter 10, translating to MNAINSAAGAVEWRIRMADGSSENLAPESIFVTRMYLSFERFLKNIILLVRRFFEKAWNIGRNDPRKVIHGLKVGIALSVVSLFYYMRPLYNGVGGTAMWAVMTVVVVFEYTVGATLYKCLNRATGTFCAGFLAIGIHWIANQSSKKFEPVIMGVSIFILASAATFTRFIPAVKARFDYGTMIFILTFTLVSISGYRVANLLNMAHERVSTIIIGASLCVITSILIFPIWAGEELHKLVISNLEKLAESLDCCVAEYFSDSEDTTANTKKMLSFKCVLNSKASEEAMANFARWEPAHGLFNFQHPWGKYLKISASMRSCACCIEALTSCISQKDQASELLKNQLTNTCQQVSSSTTEILKELALNMKTMRKSSRTDMLIQEKNSAIQELETLMEQLSGLLIQPKVAENEKDDQEKSVIRTSSNVIALAELIPTATFASLVIEIATRIEGVVDAVEELSKMAKFKAEDAEMIKQNKPVASS from the exons ATGAATGCCATCAACAGTGCTGCTGGTGCAGTAGAGTGGAGGATCAGGATGGCTGATGGCTCGTCCGAAAATTTGGCACCAGAATCAATTTTTGTCACAAGAATGTACCTTTCATTCGAACGATTCTTGAAAAATATAATCTTGTTAGTTCGGAGATTCTTCGAGAAAGCCTGGAACATAGGGAGGAATGATCCAAGAAAGGTGATCCACGGTCTTAAAGTCGGAATAGCGCTAAGCGTTGTGTCGTTGTTTTATTATATGAGACCTCTGTATAATGGTGTTGGAGGTACTGCAATGTGGGCTGTTATGACTGTTGTGGTTGTTTTTGAGTACACTGTAG GTGCAACACTCTACAAGTGCTTAAACAGAGCTACTGGTACTTTTTGTGCTGGATTTCTTGCAATAGGGATCCATTGGATTGCTAATCAATCAAGCAAAAAGTTTGAGCCTGTAATTATGGGAGTTTCCATTTTCATATTAG CCTCAGCAGCAACCTTTACAAGGTTCATTCCAGCAGTGAAAGCGCGGTTTGATTATGGCACTATGATCTTCATCCTAACTTTCACTTTGGTTTCAATATCTGGATATCGCGTTGCAAATTTGTTGAACATGGCTCACGAGAGAGTATCAACGATCATCATCGGTGCTTCCTTGTGCGTTATTACAAGCATTCTCATATTTCCTATATGGGCTGGTGAAGAACTTCATAAACTTGTCATTAGTAACCTGGAAAAGCTAGCAGAGTCCTTAGAtt GTTGTGTAGCTGAATATTTTAGTGACAGTGAAGACACAACAGCAAATACTAAGAAAATGCTATCTTTCAAGTGTGTGTTGAATTCAAAGGCCTCAGAAGAAGCAATG GCAAACTTTGCTCGATGGGAGCCAGCACATGGACTGTTCAACTTTCAACATCCATGGGGAAAGTACCTTAAGATCAGCGCGTCAATGCGCAGTTGTGCCTGCTGCATTGAGGCACTAACAAGCTGCATCAGTCAAAAAGATCAG GCTTCCGAGCTCTTGAAGAATCAACTTACTAACACTTGCCAACAAGTAAGTTCGAGTACAACTGAGATACTGAAAGAGTTAGCATTAAACATGAAGACAATGAGGAAATCCTCCAGGACGGATATGTTAATCCAAGAAAAGAACAGTGCGATTCAAGAACTAGAAACTCTGATGGAACAACTTTCAGGATTACTTATTCAGCCAAAAGTGGCTGAGAATGAGAAGGATGATCAAGAAAAGTCAGTTATAAGAACAAGTAGTAATGTTATAGCTCTGGCTGAACTCATACCAACTGCTACATTTGCTTCATTAGTGATCGAAATTGCTACGAGGATCGAAGGGGTTGTTGATGCTGTTGAGGAATTATCCAAAATGGCAAAATTCAAAGCTGAGGATGCTGAGATGATCAAACAAAACAAACCAGTTGctagttcatga